Proteins from a genomic interval of Coregonus clupeaformis isolate EN_2021a chromosome 4, ASM2061545v1, whole genome shotgun sequence:
- the LOC121556385 gene encoding uncharacterized protein LOC121556385 isoform X1 has translation MEFLMSYKKDLCKWLSMKDAKYIIDKCENILTAKQDKAIGKQKTDAGKISLLLETFIEMEDSKCEEFLKILKEEQTHYPGLQQHFNKRTQASSSPTVYAECNSTVDTRKVTNVRGIKDLDMHVNIQAGSGNPSGMNLSQTTPHAEMVATNHSHIFASEISNCTIDGNLNMSVLQTPAPQCPGPSQPKNMPFSASIASISDKHGFLKIYRTALVSRVKNVKAIVDDLQSGGYHDEMAATVNAQLTPQEMMRKLLDSATSTGAAEALIQALFNHQKDVMDDLNAEKA, from the exons ATGGAATTTCTGATGTCATACAAGAAGGACCTGTGCAAGTGGTTATCAATGAAGGATGCTAAGTATATCATTGACAAGTGTGAAAATATCCTAACAGCTAAACAGGATAAGGCTATTGGCAAACAAAAAACTGATGCAGGGAAGATCAGTCTTCTTTTGGAGACATTCATTGAAATGGAAGATAGTAAATGTGAGGAATTCCTTAAGATACTGAAGGAAGAGCAGACACATTATCCAGGCCTTCAACAACATTTCAACAAGCGCACACAAG CGTCATCCAGCCCAACGGTGTATGCGGAATGCAACAGCACTGTTGATACCAGGAAAGTCACCAATGTCAGAGGTATAAAAGACTTAGACATGCATGTGAACATTCAAGCAGGATCGGGGAATCCATCTG GAATGAACCTCAGCCAAACAACCCCACATGCAGAAATGGTTGCAACAAACCACAGCCATATATTTGCATCAGAGATATCGAACTGTACAATTGATGGCAACCTCAATATGTCTGTGTTACAGACCCCAGCCCCACAGTGTCCAG GACCATCACAGCCCAAGAACATGCCATTTTCTGCATCGATTGCTTCAATTTCAG ACAAACATGGGTTTTTGAAAATTTACCGCACAGCTCTGGTTAGCCGGGTGAAAAATGTGAAGGCCATTGTAGATGATCTGCAGAGCGGAGGTTATCATGATGAAATGGCTGCCACGGTGAATGCCCAGTTGACACCACAAGAAATGATGAGGAAGCTCCTGGATAGCGCGACCAGCACCGGGGCTGCTGAGGCCCTGATTCAAGCCCTTTTTAATCATCAGAAGGATGTCATGGATGACCTGAATGCTGAAAAAGCTTGA
- the LOC121556385 gene encoding uncharacterized protein LOC121556385 isoform X2 → MEFLMSYKKDLCKWLSMKDAKYIIDKCENILTAKQDKAIGKQKTDAGKISLLLETFIEMEDSKCEEFLKILKEEQTHYPGLQQHFNKRTQASSSPTVYAECNSTVDTRKVTNVRGIKDLDMHVNIQAGSGNPSGMNLSQTTPHAEMVATNHSHIFASEISNCTIDGNLNMSVLQTPAPQCPGPSQPKNMPFSASIASISALVSRVKNVKAIVDDLQSGGYHDEMAATVNAQLTPQEMMRKLLDSATSTGAAEALIQALFNHQKDVMDDLNAEKA, encoded by the exons ATGGAATTTCTGATGTCATACAAGAAGGACCTGTGCAAGTGGTTATCAATGAAGGATGCTAAGTATATCATTGACAAGTGTGAAAATATCCTAACAGCTAAACAGGATAAGGCTATTGGCAAACAAAAAACTGATGCAGGGAAGATCAGTCTTCTTTTGGAGACATTCATTGAAATGGAAGATAGTAAATGTGAGGAATTCCTTAAGATACTGAAGGAAGAGCAGACACATTATCCAGGCCTTCAACAACATTTCAACAAGCGCACACAAG CGTCATCCAGCCCAACGGTGTATGCGGAATGCAACAGCACTGTTGATACCAGGAAAGTCACCAATGTCAGAGGTATAAAAGACTTAGACATGCATGTGAACATTCAAGCAGGATCGGGGAATCCATCTG GAATGAACCTCAGCCAAACAACCCCACATGCAGAAATGGTTGCAACAAACCACAGCCATATATTTGCATCAGAGATATCGAACTGTACAATTGATGGCAACCTCAATATGTCTGTGTTACAGACCCCAGCCCCACAGTGTCCAG GACCATCACAGCCCAAGAACATGCCATTTTCTGCATCGATTGCTTCAATTTCAG CTCTGGTTAGCCGGGTGAAAAATGTGAAGGCCATTGTAGATGATCTGCAGAGCGGAGGTTATCATGATGAAATGGCTGCCACGGTGAATGCCCAGTTGACACCACAAGAAATGATGAGGAAGCTCCTGGATAGCGCGACCAGCACCGGGGCTGCTGAGGCCCTGATTCAAGCCCTTTTTAATCATCAGAAGGATGTCATGGATGACCTGAATGCTGAAAAAGCTTGA
- the LOC121556385 gene encoding uncharacterized protein LOC121556385 isoform X3, with product MEDSKCEEFLKILKEEQTHYPGLQQHFNKRTQASSSPTVYAECNSTVDTRKVTNVRGIKDLDMHVNIQAGSGNPSGMNLSQTTPHAEMVATNHSHIFASEISNCTIDGNLNMSVLQTPAPQCPGPSQPKNMPFSASIASISDKHGFLKIYRTALVSRVKNVKAIVDDLQSGGYHDEMAATVNAQLTPQEMMRKLLDSATSTGAAEALIQALFNHQKDVMDDLNAEKA from the exons ATGGAAGATAGTAAATGTGAGGAATTCCTTAAGATACTGAAGGAAGAGCAGACACATTATCCAGGCCTTCAACAACATTTCAACAAGCGCACACAAG CGTCATCCAGCCCAACGGTGTATGCGGAATGCAACAGCACTGTTGATACCAGGAAAGTCACCAATGTCAGAGGTATAAAAGACTTAGACATGCATGTGAACATTCAAGCAGGATCGGGGAATCCATCTG GAATGAACCTCAGCCAAACAACCCCACATGCAGAAATGGTTGCAACAAACCACAGCCATATATTTGCATCAGAGATATCGAACTGTACAATTGATGGCAACCTCAATATGTCTGTGTTACAGACCCCAGCCCCACAGTGTCCAG GACCATCACAGCCCAAGAACATGCCATTTTCTGCATCGATTGCTTCAATTTCAG ACAAACATGGGTTTTTGAAAATTTACCGCACAGCTCTGGTTAGCCGGGTGAAAAATGTGAAGGCCATTGTAGATGATCTGCAGAGCGGAGGTTATCATGATGAAATGGCTGCCACGGTGAATGCCCAGTTGACACCACAAGAAATGATGAGGAAGCTCCTGGATAGCGCGACCAGCACCGGGGCTGCTGAGGCCCTGATTCAAGCCCTTTTTAATCATCAGAAGGATGTCATGGATGACCTGAATGCTGAAAAAGCTTGA